In a single window of the Limnochorda sp. L945t genome:
- a CDS encoding glycosyltransferase family 4 protein — MNSDHVLGMERRHRGRMQRPTPQGGLRRWGHGRMLSVAFVSSFPPRRCGIASFTADLAQAVRQAYPYIRLGALALDPAWEALDRKPPYPGGVDEVHPIVVEDLDSYLRAAQFLETGGWDVINLQHEYGLFGGDQGEYVLHLLRHTRLPVVATLHTVLRRPDEKQRQILVELAARSRVVVVQARSAVEILQRLYGIDAGRVVVIPHGTPAFPSIDPGEAKRRLGFQGRPVLLTYGLLSPGKGIEQAIRALPAIKERVPSVLYVVAGQTHPNVLKLSGESYRQSLVQMAAELGVQDNVQFVDRYLGLEELGTLLAATDVYVVPYPNEDQVVSGTLSYALAAGKAVVSTPFRYAREVVGPGRGLLCQFGDPGSLAREVLRLLDNPELRRTLEHRALAFGQSMSWDIVGSRYGRLFRWVADNPPQAVEPLEQPASIAASTLPARRSAGLLGANPWREAQPGR; from the coding sequence TTGAACTCGGATCACGTACTGGGAATGGAACGGCGGCACCGGGGGCGCATGCAGCGGCCCACCCCCCAGGGCGGCCTGCGGAGGTGGGGCCACGGCCGGATGCTCAGCGTGGCGTTCGTGAGTTCGTTTCCGCCGCGCAGGTGCGGCATCGCCTCCTTCACGGCCGACCTCGCCCAGGCCGTTCGCCAGGCGTACCCGTACATCCGGCTCGGGGCCCTGGCGCTCGACCCCGCGTGGGAGGCGCTCGACCGCAAGCCGCCCTACCCAGGCGGGGTGGACGAAGTGCACCCGATCGTGGTCGAAGACCTGGACTCCTACCTGCGAGCCGCCCAATTCCTGGAAACCGGCGGGTGGGACGTCATCAACCTCCAGCACGAGTACGGGCTGTTCGGGGGGGACCAGGGAGAATACGTCCTCCATCTCCTGCGCCATACCCGGTTGCCCGTGGTCGCCACCCTGCACACCGTCTTGCGACGGCCCGACGAGAAGCAACGGCAGATCCTGGTGGAGCTGGCGGCGCGATCCCGGGTGGTGGTCGTACAGGCCCGTTCGGCGGTCGAGATCCTGCAGCGCCTGTACGGGATCGACGCCGGCCGGGTCGTGGTGATCCCCCACGGCACCCCGGCGTTTCCTTCGATCGATCCCGGTGAGGCCAAGCGGCGCCTCGGCTTCCAGGGACGGCCCGTGTTGCTGACGTACGGGCTGTTGAGCCCGGGCAAGGGGATCGAGCAGGCGATCCGGGCGTTGCCGGCCATCAAGGAGCGGGTCCCGTCGGTGCTGTACGTGGTGGCGGGACAAACCCACCCCAACGTCCTGAAGCTGTCGGGGGAGAGCTACCGGCAGTCGCTCGTGCAGATGGCGGCCGAGCTCGGGGTGCAGGACAACGTGCAGTTCGTCGACCGCTACCTGGGCCTGGAGGAGTTGGGCACGCTGCTTGCGGCCACCGACGTCTACGTGGTGCCGTATCCCAACGAGGATCAGGTCGTGAGCGGCACGCTCAGCTACGCGCTCGCCGCCGGCAAGGCGGTCGTCTCCACGCCGTTCAGGTACGCCCGGGAGGTGGTGGGGCCCGGCCGGGGCCTGTTGTGCCAGTTCGGAGACCCGGGCTCCCTGGCCAGAGAGGTGCTGCGGCTGCTGGACAATCCCGAGCTGCGCCGGACCCTGGAGCACCGTGCTCTCGCCTTCGGGCAATCCATGAGCTGGGATATCGTGGGTTCGCGCTACGGGCGCCTGTTCCGGTGGGTGGCCGACAACCCGCCGCAGGCGGTGGAGCCGCTGGAGCAACCCGCCTCCATCGCCGCGTCGACCTTGCCGGCCCGGCGTTCGGCAGGGTTGCTCGGAGCGAACCCGTGGCGAGAAGCTCAGCCTGGGAGGTAG
- a CDS encoding glycosyltransferase family 4 protein, whose amino-acid sequence MITHMAALAGELLPAGHRLAVAAPPDVLQRLYGRLDPGGSGARPGERVVLLFPLPVRDGVGALEDVASAVRLARLVRQLRPCVVHLHGYKATVVGALAAGLCARSLRCGGKPPLWVSTLHNALPARRAAILRWADHEAGRWALRCMDRVIAVSDQVARMWEPDLGEQSPERLRVIPNGLPDRWFDAAPGWAPPEAGRPWVFGCLARLIPSKRVHVAILAAAELESSGRQVRLLVGGDGPLRHELEALVRRLGAGRAVRLLGPVDDPRRFWAGVHAAVFPSAFEGFGYALLEAMASRRPVIASAGANLEPLLSAGGGLLVPGGDPVELASAMRRLMDDPARTGEMARRARETAGRFRAPAMARAILELYRAGREATGRA is encoded by the coding sequence ATGATCACCCATATGGCGGCCCTCGCCGGCGAGCTCTTGCCCGCCGGCCACCGCCTGGCCGTGGCGGCGCCGCCGGACGTGCTGCAGCGGCTGTACGGCCGGCTCGACCCGGGGGGATCAGGGGCCCGTCCGGGCGAGCGGGTGGTGCTCCTTTTCCCCCTGCCGGTCCGGGATGGGGTAGGCGCCCTCGAGGACGTGGCGTCGGCCGTGCGCCTCGCCCGGTTGGTGCGGCAGCTCCGGCCCTGCGTCGTGCACTTGCACGGCTACAAGGCCACCGTCGTGGGAGCCCTGGCTGCCGGGCTGTGCGCGCGCAGCTTGCGCTGCGGAGGGAAGCCCCCGCTGTGGGTGTCGACGCTGCACAACGCGTTGCCGGCCCGACGGGCGGCCATCCTGCGGTGGGCGGACCACGAGGCCGGCAGGTGGGCACTGCGGTGCATGGACCGCGTCATCGCCGTCTCGGACCAGGTTGCCAGGATGTGGGAGCCCGACCTCGGGGAGCAAAGCCCGGAACGTCTGCGCGTCATCCCGAACGGGCTTCCGGACCGGTGGTTCGACGCCGCGCCAGGATGGGCGCCGCCCGAGGCGGGCCGACCGTGGGTGTTCGGTTGCCTTGCCCGCCTGATCCCTTCCAAGCGTGTGCACGTGGCTATCCTGGCTGCGGCGGAGCTGGAGAGCTCCGGCCGGCAGGTGCGGCTTCTCGTCGGAGGGGACGGGCCGCTCCGGCACGAGCTCGAGGCCCTCGTCCGGCGGCTCGGGGCAGGGCGGGCGGTCCGGCTGCTCGGACCGGTGGACGACCCGCGCCGGTTCTGGGCCGGGGTCCATGCAGCGGTATTCCCGTCGGCGTTCGAGGGTTTCGGGTACGCGCTGCTGGAGGCGATGGCCTCCCGCCGCCCCGTGATCGCCTCCGCCGGGGCCAACCTGGAGCCCCTGCTTTCGGCCGGCGGCGGGCTCCTGGTGCCCGGGGGCGATCCGGTCGAGCTGGCCTCTGCCATGCGCCGGCTCATGGACGATCCGGCCCGGACCGGTGAGATGGCCAGGCGGGCGAGGGAGACGGCGGGGCGCTTCAGGGCTCCGGCCATGGCTCGAGCGATCCTGGAGCTTTACCGGGCCGGCCGGGAGGCCACCGGGCGTGCGTAG
- a CDS encoding glutaredoxin domain-containing protein — protein sequence MSQPRVIVYSTPTCPWCNATKRYLRERQIHFYDVDVSRDQKAAMEMVRKSGQQGVPVIDINGRIVVGFDRARIDALLGLRR from the coding sequence GTGAGCCAGCCTCGGGTCATCGTCTACTCGACGCCGACCTGTCCGTGGTGCAACGCGACCAAGCGGTATCTGCGGGAGCGACAGATTCACTTCTACGACGTGGACGTCTCCCGGGATCAGAAGGCGGCCATGGAGATGGTTCGCAAGTCGGGCCAGCAAGGGGTGCCCGTCATCGACATCAACGGGCGGATCGTCGTCGGCTTCGACCGGGCGCGCATCGATGCGCTGCTCGGGCTGCGGCGATGA
- a CDS encoding co-chaperone GroES translates to MNIKPLEDRVLLRPVKPEERTKGGIILPDTAQEKSQEGEVVAVGDDENIKVKPGDRVLYAKYSGTEVKLNGVDYLIINRSDLLAVIERDGQAPSS, encoded by the coding sequence TTGAACATCAAACCGCTGGAGGACCGGGTGCTGCTGCGCCCGGTCAAGCCCGAGGAACGCACCAAGGGCGGCATCATCTTGCCCGACACCGCCCAGGAGAAGTCGCAGGAGGGCGAGGTCGTGGCGGTAGGGGACGACGAGAACATCAAGGTGAAGCCGGGCGACCGGGTGCTGTACGCCAAGTACTCCGGCACCGAGGTCAAGTTGAACGGCGTCGACTACCTGATCATCAACCGGTCCGATCTCCTGGCGGTCATCGAGCGTGACGGCCAGGCACCGAGCTCGTGA
- the trxB gene encoding thioredoxin-disulfide reductase, protein MGLEQVIILGSGPAGLTAAIYTARANLAPLVIAGREAGGQLMLTTEVENFPGFPEGIQGPELMDAMRRQAERFGARFVDDDATAVDFSGRPLKVTAGDTVYEARSVIIATGASARWLGLPSESRLRGHGVSSCATCDGYFFRDQKVVVVGGGDTAMEEALFLTRFASEVVVLHRRDQLRASKILQERARHNPKIRFIWNVVVEEILGHKSVEGVRLRNVVTGETLVEPCQGVFVAIGHAPNTGFLAGQVELDERGYVVVHDETRTSRDGVFCAGDVHDFRYRQAVTAAAAGCKAALDVEKYLEALEPSSELSPSAATS, encoded by the coding sequence ATCGGGTTGGAGCAGGTGATCATCCTGGGTTCGGGCCCGGCCGGCCTCACGGCGGCCATCTACACGGCTCGGGCCAACCTGGCCCCGCTGGTGATCGCCGGGCGAGAAGCCGGCGGGCAGTTGATGCTCACGACGGAAGTCGAGAACTTCCCCGGGTTTCCCGAAGGCATCCAGGGGCCCGAGCTCATGGACGCCATGCGGCGCCAGGCCGAGCGGTTCGGCGCGCGCTTCGTCGACGACGACGCGACGGCGGTGGATTTCTCCGGCCGGCCGTTGAAGGTCACGGCAGGAGACACGGTCTACGAGGCCCGATCCGTCATCATCGCGACGGGCGCCTCGGCCAGGTGGCTGGGGCTACCCTCCGAAAGCCGGCTGAGGGGCCACGGCGTTTCGAGCTGCGCCACGTGCGACGGGTACTTTTTCCGGGATCAGAAGGTGGTCGTGGTCGGTGGAGGCGACACGGCCATGGAAGAGGCGCTTTTCCTCACGCGCTTCGCCTCCGAGGTCGTCGTCCTGCACCGCAGGGATCAGCTTCGCGCCAGCAAGATCCTCCAGGAGCGGGCCCGCCACAACCCCAAGATCCGCTTCATCTGGAACGTCGTGGTCGAGGAGATCCTCGGCCACAAGAGCGTGGAGGGCGTACGGCTGCGCAACGTCGTCACGGGCGAGACGCTGGTCGAGCCGTGCCAGGGTGTCTTCGTGGCCATCGGCCACGCCCCCAACACAGGGTTTCTCGCGGGCCAGGTGGAGCTCGACGAGCGCGGGTACGTGGTGGTCCACGACGAGACGCGCACGAGCCGCGACGGGGTCTTTTGCGCGGGCGACGTCCACGACTTCCGCTACCGGCAGGCGGTCACGGCGGCCGCCGCGGGATGCAAGGCGGCCCTCGACGTGGAGAAGTACCTCGAGGCTCTGGAGCCTTCCTCGGAGCTGAGCCCTTCGGCCGCCACCTCGTGA
- a CDS encoding 4-hydroxy-3-methylbut-2-enyl diphosphate reductase — MEVVPISPRGYCYGVVDALKLARAAARDPSVPRPIHVLGLLVHNRHAVEELERFGIRSLDGPDRLALLESIDRGTVILTAHGVAPAVKARARARGLHVVDATCPDVTRTHQLVKDLAARGYFIVYIGKRGHPEPEGVVGEAPGAIVLVEREEEVDGLEVPSGRPVAVTTQTTLSQWDTQVIIRRIQQRFPRAEVYNEICLATQLRQQAAVREAARVDLVIVVGDRRSNNSGRLVQVVREKAGKPAYLVEDVAGIRPEWLAGARRVGVTAGSSTPSGITREVIRWLQAYEPPAPAAAAVRPGSGTAPHPVG, encoded by the coding sequence TTGGAAGTCGTCCCCATCTCCCCGCGGGGGTACTGCTACGGCGTGGTGGACGCCCTGAAGCTCGCCAGGGCTGCCGCTCGGGATCCGTCCGTGCCGCGCCCCATCCACGTGCTGGGGCTGCTGGTGCACAACCGTCACGCCGTGGAGGAGCTGGAGCGTTTCGGCATTCGCTCCCTGGACGGGCCGGACCGCCTCGCGCTGCTCGAATCCATCGACCGGGGCACGGTCATCCTCACGGCCCACGGCGTCGCCCCCGCCGTCAAGGCCAGAGCACGGGCCAGGGGTCTTCACGTCGTGGACGCCACCTGCCCGGACGTGACCCGCACGCACCAGCTCGTGAAGGATCTGGCGGCTCGAGGCTACTTCATCGTCTACATCGGCAAGCGGGGCCACCCCGAGCCCGAGGGGGTCGTGGGCGAGGCTCCGGGTGCCATCGTGCTGGTAGAGCGCGAAGAAGAGGTGGACGGCCTCGAGGTGCCTTCCGGCCGGCCGGTGGCCGTGACGACCCAGACCACCCTCTCCCAGTGGGACACGCAGGTGATCATCCGCCGCATCCAGCAGCGCTTTCCCCGGGCCGAGGTGTACAACGAGATCTGCCTGGCGACCCAGCTGCGCCAGCAGGCCGCGGTGCGGGAGGCGGCTCGGGTCGACCTGGTCATCGTGGTGGGGGACCGCCGCAGCAACAACTCGGGACGCCTCGTTCAGGTCGTCCGAGAGAAGGCAGGCAAGCCGGCCTACCTCGTGGAGGACGTCGCCGGCATCCGCCCGGAGTGGCTGGCCGGGGCCAGGCGGGTCGGGGTGACCGCCGGCTCTTCGACGCCCAGCGGCATCACGCGGGAGGTCATCCGGTGGCTGCAGGCCTACGAGCCGCCGGCGCCAGCTGCGGCCGCCGTGCGGCCGGGCTCCGGGACGGCACCCCACCCCGTAGGGTAA